One window of Dyadobacter sandarakinus genomic DNA carries:
- a CDS encoding Gfo/Idh/MocA family oxidoreductase has product MKSTDEVNQPSRRSFLKTTAGGTAGIIAASMFPAIVPASVFGKNAPSNKIQIGQIGIGRIATGHDLPEVMKNDMAHVMAVADLDKNRLVQGKAWIEKKYADKTGKADYVNVKTYDNYKELLANKEIDAVIISTPDHWHAQPAMEAAVAGKHIYMQKPTSLTIKEGRMMADMIKKKKVVFQLGSQQRSMNPWPQFKRTCELVRNGRIGKLTKVYVGLPGDPAGGNTAKMPVPENLNYDMWLGSTPEVYYTLDRVHSQTDINDRPGWLRLEQFGAGMITGWGSHHIDIAHWGMDTELTGPLEITGKAGFPAPGSGLWDVHGDFLVHATYANGVVMEIGGTNPNGIKFEGTDGWIFVSRGNVGVTASDPVAAQSSSKNEAFYASDPKILGSVIQPNEVHLYESPEQHQNWLECIRNGKQTISHAEIAQRSCTACLIAHTAMKLGKTLKWNPEKEEYIGDAEANATLSRVQRAPYGTNYVKG; this is encoded by the coding sequence ATGAAATCCACTGACGAAGTAAACCAGCCAAGCCGCCGGTCATTCCTGAAAACCACTGCGGGCGGTACCGCGGGCATTATTGCTGCCTCCATGTTCCCGGCCATTGTACCGGCGAGTGTTTTTGGTAAAAATGCGCCCAGTAATAAAATCCAGATCGGTCAGATCGGCATCGGCCGCATTGCTACCGGTCACGATTTACCGGAGGTCATGAAAAATGATATGGCGCATGTGATGGCCGTAGCTGATCTCGATAAAAACAGGCTTGTGCAAGGGAAAGCCTGGATTGAGAAAAAGTACGCGGATAAGACCGGGAAAGCGGATTATGTGAATGTTAAAACTTACGACAACTATAAAGAACTGCTTGCCAATAAGGAGATCGATGCCGTGATCATCAGCACGCCCGACCATTGGCACGCACAGCCTGCGATGGAAGCCGCAGTGGCTGGCAAGCACATTTACATGCAAAAACCCACTTCGCTCACGATTAAGGAAGGCCGGATGATGGCCGATATGATCAAAAAGAAGAAAGTGGTGTTTCAGCTGGGAAGCCAGCAGCGGTCCATGAATCCCTGGCCACAGTTCAAACGCACCTGCGAGCTGGTCCGGAACGGCAGAATCGGGAAACTGACCAAGGTATACGTGGGTCTGCCAGGCGATCCTGCGGGTGGAAATACCGCCAAAATGCCTGTTCCCGAGAACCTCAACTATGATATGTGGCTCGGCTCGACGCCGGAAGTTTATTACACGCTCGATCGCGTACACTCCCAAACCGACATTAACGACCGTCCGGGCTGGCTGCGGCTGGAACAGTTTGGCGCAGGAATGATCACCGGCTGGGGATCGCACCACATTGATATTGCACACTGGGGCATGGACACGGAGCTCACAGGCCCGCTTGAAATTACGGGCAAGGCCGGCTTTCCGGCACCCGGCTCCGGCTTATGGGATGTTCACGGCGATTTTCTTGTGCATGCTACTTATGCGAATGGAGTGGTGATGGAAATAGGCGGCACCAATCCCAATGGGATCAAGTTTGAAGGTACCGACGGCTGGATATTTGTATCCCGGGGCAATGTGGGAGTGACAGCCTCTGATCCTGTGGCAGCCCAGAGCAGTTCGAAAAACGAAGCTTTCTATGCCAGTGACCCAAAAATCCTGGGGTCGGTGATCCAGCCTAACGAAGTACATTTATACGAAAGTCCCGAGCAGCACCAGAACTGGCTCGAATGCATCCGGAATGGCAAGCAGACGATCAGCCATGCCGAAATTGCCCAACGTTCCTGCACGGCCTGCCTTATTGCGCATACTGCAATGAAGCTTGGCAAAACCTTGAAGTGGAACCCTGAAAAAGAAGAATACATCGGCGACGCGGAAGCAAATGCAACCCTCTCGCGGGTACAGCGGGCACCTTATGGGACGAATTATGTGAAGGGGTGA
- a CDS encoding AraC family transcriptional regulator codes for MKAPIHKNIESQVHTVTVQELREPHFDPNWHFHPHYQLFTVMEGTGKRLIGDSIQTFGPGDTVFLGPDVPHLWRSDPAYFEAGSALGTHGIVVYFQEDFLGKDFLDKPETLSLRQLLGEAKRGIEYRGELREHIRQQLLAFTRSDGLKNIIRLLSLLDLLAHDNSSGQPISSYGYVNTYKVSETERMQKVHNYVLQHFFQEIRLGDVASLAGMTEAAFCRYFKARANKTFIDFVNEIRIGHACKLLLEDKWTIAQIAYDSGFDSLSNFNRNFKKYIGHTPREYKGNY; via the coding sequence ATGAAGGCGCCCATTCATAAGAATATAGAAAGCCAGGTACATACCGTGACGGTACAGGAACTCCGCGAGCCGCACTTTGACCCTAACTGGCACTTTCACCCGCACTACCAGCTGTTCACCGTAATGGAAGGTACCGGCAAGCGCCTCATCGGTGATTCTATCCAGACTTTCGGGCCGGGTGATACGGTATTCCTCGGACCCGACGTGCCGCATCTCTGGCGGAGCGATCCGGCTTATTTCGAGGCGGGATCGGCCCTGGGGACGCATGGTATTGTGGTGTACTTCCAGGAAGATTTCCTGGGAAAGGATTTTCTGGATAAGCCTGAAACGCTGAGCTTGCGGCAGCTCCTGGGAGAGGCAAAAAGAGGCATTGAGTACCGCGGGGAGCTTCGGGAGCACATCCGTCAGCAACTGCTCGCATTTACCCGGTCAGACGGACTTAAAAACATTATCCGCCTACTTTCCCTGCTGGATCTGCTCGCACACGACAACAGTAGTGGGCAGCCTATTTCGAGTTACGGGTACGTCAATACGTACAAGGTGTCCGAGACGGAGCGCATGCAGAAAGTCCATAATTATGTGTTGCAGCATTTTTTTCAGGAGATCAGGCTTGGGGATGTTGCATCGCTGGCCGGCATGACGGAGGCGGCTTTCTGCCGGTACTTCAAGGCACGCGCCAACAAGACCTTCATTGATTTTGTAAATGAAATCCGCATTGGGCATGCCTGCAAGCTGCTGCTGGAAGATAAGTGGACGATCGCGCAGATTGCCTACGACAGCGGCTTCGACTCGCTCTCCAACTTCAACCGGAACTTCAAAAAATACATTGGCCACACCCCCCGCGAATACAAGGGTAATTATTAA
- a CDS encoding Uma2 family endonuclease, with translation MEAVIDKVLYTPEEYFTYCETHEGQFEFVNGEIFEMSGETITANQIAGNIHFYMRGLLQNGSYLFMQNAVKLRVEEEKVFRIPDFFIAKKSGNQHKFATEPLLIVEVVSESSAKMDKTTKLNEYRTIQSLQYYLIVEQETCLVEAYIREGNRWYVEFYDQIDQVILLPYFKAELPVSKIYADVDF, from the coding sequence ATGGAAGCGGTAATCGACAAAGTCCTGTACACTCCCGAAGAATATTTCACCTACTGTGAGACCCACGAAGGGCAATTTGAATTCGTAAACGGAGAAATTTTCGAGATGTCAGGAGAAACTATTACTGCTAATCAAATAGCTGGAAACATCCATTTCTACATGCGCGGTCTTTTGCAAAACGGGTCATACCTATTTATGCAAAATGCTGTCAAACTAAGAGTCGAGGAAGAAAAGGTCTTTCGGATACCCGACTTCTTTATCGCTAAAAAATCGGGGAACCAGCACAAGTTTGCTACTGAACCACTTCTTATTGTGGAGGTTGTCTCGGAAAGCTCTGCTAAAATGGACAAGACGACTAAGTTGAATGAATATCGCACGATACAGTCTTTGCAATACTACCTTATTGTTGAGCAGGAGACATGTCTGGTTGAGGCTTACATCCGTGAAGGAAATCGCTGGTATGTTGAATTCTATGATCAGATAGATCAGGTAATTCTTCTGCCATATTTCAAAGCAGAACTGCCTGTCAGCAAGATTTATGCTGATGTTGATTTTTAA
- a CDS encoding SDR family NAD(P)-dependent oxidoreductase → METNSTTHIRPAAGTTLQFPHVFSLEGKLAVVTGGGSGIGFYIAQSLAQAGARVVLTGRRESVLQEAATALGNHAQYFVNDITDLKSLPQLVEDIENTAGEIDILINNAGVNMKKHALEVTDEDFDRIIQTNLHAVFTMTRECGKKMIARGRGSIVMITSMAALYGIDRVVAYTASKSAVGGIVKALTTEFAPYNVRVNAVAPGFIETPMMLTAMNGDPSRRDKAMDRTPMGTWGKPEDVGWATAFLCSDAARFITGTTLPVDGGNSIGF, encoded by the coding sequence ATGGAAACAAATTCCACCACTCACATCCGCCCGGCTGCCGGTACTACCCTGCAATTTCCGCATGTTTTTTCATTGGAAGGCAAACTGGCCGTTGTTACTGGCGGGGGGAGCGGAATTGGCTTTTACATTGCCCAGTCGCTTGCTCAGGCCGGTGCGCGGGTAGTGCTTACGGGCCGGCGCGAAAGCGTATTGCAGGAAGCAGCAACCGCTCTGGGCAATCATGCGCAGTATTTTGTCAATGATATTACGGACCTGAAATCGCTGCCGCAACTTGTGGAGGATATTGAAAATACGGCGGGAGAAATTGATATACTGATCAACAATGCGGGTGTGAATATGAAAAAACACGCACTGGAAGTGACCGACGAGGATTTTGACCGTATCATACAAACCAACCTGCATGCTGTATTCACGATGACACGTGAATGCGGGAAAAAGATGATTGCACGCGGGCGCGGCTCCATTGTCATGATCACCTCTATGGCTGCATTGTACGGAATCGACAGGGTAGTTGCATACACCGCGTCCAAGTCGGCCGTGGGCGGGATAGTCAAAGCGCTGACTACCGAATTTGCTCCCTACAATGTCCGCGTGAATGCCGTGGCACCTGGTTTCATTGAAACGCCCATGATGCTTACGGCCATGAACGGCGACCCGTCGCGCCGCGACAAGGCAATGGACCGCACACCAATGGGCACCTGGGGCAAGCCGGAAGATGTGGGTTGGGCAACCGCTTTTTTATGCTCGGATGCAGCCCGGTTTATTACCGGCACCACCTTGCCCGTGGACGGTGGAAATTCAATCGGGTTTTAA
- a CDS encoding TonB-dependent receptor — MKHCLLLLLLLSAFSGFAQTGVIKGQVKTGAGTPVEFVNLVLKGTGKGTVTSVSGDFELTGIQPGTYQLVGTGLGFRRIDKSVTLASGENVTVELTALEDSQELQTVEITGRRETTYKNDLSFIASKTATPVREVPQAISYITKEVMRDQGTFLMGDAVKNMSGVNQFTFYDDLTIRGFRMNGGSTTQLVNGLRTFSGFWKQPPVNYLERVEVIKGAASALYGNTSPGGTINRVTKKPLTTPQKSLTFSTGSFNTLRMLADFTGPMNDKETLLYRINVGYNNAQSFRNLQFDKNIIVAPSVSFLPTTKTRINFDMVYSRSNSRLDRGQSVKGNDLYSSSIKTSLNAVNDYLNEETYLITTSLNHQFTQNTSFNLAYLRTGYSEDLLEHRSSNVNGVDSAGAPIENLVARQVFVRKTKSFMDNVSLFFNHNFNTGIAEHKLVAGYDFIQSETPKGSGQQTASGYLLKAGGAAAYNAKTPEKYVFYNYTENGVTRSIPRPNISHYDLTLQNNNLEDPTKYTYNVTANAATTPVQYQLHGLYLQEQVKINRLHVLLGLRYDTYIDKKNYTKTDETNVVQHAFLPRIGAVYSVNSHINLYGTYTKGYNPQDATVQSDPLSGGPFDPIRSSLAEAGLKTEWLDSRLTANLSYYQIRQTNTLYSANAADNPNLMQQIGEEQSKGVEVDVTGNILPNWNIIATYSHNEAKITDAGTRAADQVLVNLQKPNAPKNQGSLWTKYTFTLPALRGLGLGLGGNFVTERNLSINSAQTIPGYTLLNGAVYYKIDKFQFQVNLNNLTNKTYWVGGYDYLRLFPGSPRNFMVTVSYTF, encoded by the coding sequence ATGAAGCACTGTCTACTACTTCTCCTTCTTCTTTCTGCATTTTCGGGTTTTGCACAAACGGGCGTGATTAAAGGTCAGGTCAAAACCGGGGCCGGCACGCCTGTCGAGTTTGTAAACCTGGTTTTAAAAGGCACAGGCAAAGGTACTGTCACTTCGGTGTCCGGGGATTTTGAGCTTACAGGCATTCAGCCGGGCACGTACCAGCTTGTGGGTACAGGGCTTGGGTTCAGACGTATAGATAAAAGTGTTACTCTCGCATCCGGTGAAAACGTTACAGTGGAACTGACCGCCCTGGAAGACTCACAGGAGCTTCAAACCGTGGAAATAACAGGAAGGCGGGAGACTACTTACAAAAATGACCTTTCATTCATTGCCAGCAAAACAGCTACGCCGGTACGCGAGGTACCGCAGGCAATCAGCTACATCACCAAGGAAGTGATGCGCGACCAGGGGACTTTCCTGATGGGCGATGCAGTAAAAAATATGAGTGGCGTCAACCAGTTTACCTTTTACGACGACCTCACAATACGTGGCTTTCGCATGAATGGGGGCAGTACAACACAGCTGGTCAATGGACTGCGTACGTTTTCGGGTTTCTGGAAGCAGCCGCCGGTCAATTACCTGGAAAGAGTGGAGGTGATTAAAGGTGCAGCCTCCGCATTGTACGGCAATACTTCGCCGGGCGGGACTATCAACCGGGTCACCAAGAAGCCACTGACCACGCCACAGAAATCACTGACATTTTCGACGGGCAGCTTCAATACGCTCCGCATGCTGGCCGACTTTACAGGTCCAATGAATGATAAGGAAACTTTATTGTACAGGATCAATGTGGGCTACAACAATGCGCAGAGCTTCCGCAACCTGCAATTTGACAAAAACATTATCGTAGCACCCTCGGTGTCCTTCCTGCCGACTACCAAAACCCGCATCAACTTTGACATGGTGTACAGCCGCTCCAACAGCCGCCTCGACCGCGGACAGTCGGTGAAAGGCAATGACCTGTATTCGAGCTCTATCAAGACTTCGTTGAATGCGGTCAATGATTATCTGAATGAAGAAACTTACCTGATCACGACTTCGCTCAACCATCAGTTTACCCAAAACACCTCCTTCAACCTGGCCTACCTGCGCACCGGCTACTCCGAAGATCTTCTCGAACACCGCAGCAGCAATGTCAATGGCGTGGACTCGGCGGGAGCACCCATTGAAAACCTGGTGGCCCGGCAGGTTTTTGTGCGCAAAACCAAGTCGTTTATGGATAATGTTTCGCTCTTTTTTAACCACAATTTCAACACGGGTATTGCCGAGCACAAGCTGGTGGCAGGATACGATTTCATCCAGTCCGAAACGCCCAAAGGCTCAGGACAACAAACCGCGAGCGGGTACCTGCTCAAAGCCGGAGGAGCGGCGGCCTACAATGCCAAAACGCCCGAAAAATATGTTTTTTACAACTATACAGAAAATGGCGTAACCCGCAGCATCCCCAGACCGAACATCTCGCACTATGACCTGACTTTGCAAAACAACAACCTGGAAGATCCGACCAAGTACACTTACAATGTTACTGCCAATGCCGCAACTACGCCGGTACAGTACCAGCTGCACGGGTTGTATTTACAGGAACAGGTAAAGATCAACAGGCTGCATGTGCTGCTCGGGCTGCGTTACGATACGTACATTGATAAGAAAAACTACACCAAAACGGATGAAACCAATGTGGTGCAGCACGCATTTCTCCCGAGGATCGGGGCTGTGTACTCCGTCAACAGCCACATCAACCTATACGGAACTTACACCAAAGGATACAATCCGCAGGATGCGACCGTGCAAAGCGATCCACTTTCAGGCGGGCCTTTTGACCCGATCCGGAGCAGTCTGGCAGAGGCTGGCCTGAAAACCGAGTGGCTCGACAGCCGGCTGACTGCCAACCTGTCGTACTATCAGATCAGGCAAACCAATACGCTGTATTCGGCCAATGCAGCCGACAACCCGAACCTTATGCAGCAGATCGGTGAAGAGCAGTCGAAGGGTGTGGAAGTGGATGTTACCGGCAACATCCTGCCCAACTGGAATATCATAGCAACATACAGCCATAACGAAGCCAAAATCACCGATGCCGGAACCCGCGCTGCCGACCAGGTGCTTGTCAATCTGCAGAAACCCAATGCCCCGAAAAATCAGGGAAGCCTGTGGACCAAATACACCTTCACCCTGCCGGCCCTGCGCGGACTCGGGCTGGGTTTGGGAGGAAACTTTGTGACAGAACGCAACCTGTCTATCAACTCTGCACAAACGATCCCTGGCTATACCCTGCTAAATGGGGCTGTGTATTATAAAATCGACAAGTTTCAGTTTCAGGTCAACCTGAACAACCTGACCAACAAGACGTATTGGGTAGGCGGCTATGACTATCTGCGGCTGTTCCCGGGCTCGCCGCGCAACTTTATGGTGACTGTTTCCTATACCTTTTAA
- the uxuA gene encoding mannonate dehydratase → MRWFGPHDPVSLMDIRQAGCTGVVSALHQIPVGDIWSVAAIRERIACIEAGNDRYTPLHWLVVESLPVHEAIKKGLPARDSYIQNYKQSLRNLAACGIKTVCYNFMPVLDWSRTALDYTLPEGHKTLRFVWEDFAIFDLYILRRPDAAGDYDTATQQAALLKLNSMTREETETLTNTILLGLPGSEEAFELAGFQALLDEYRHIGEAGLRENLYYFIHEIVPLAQELGMNLCIHPDDPPRPLLGLPRVVSTESDLMQLLKACDLPANGITFCTGSLGVRPDNDLPGMAVRLGSRIHFAHLRATKREADPRNFHEAPHLHGDADMYRVVKALVQEEQKRQLSGVATSIPMRPDHGFQMLDDLHKKTYPGYSAIGRLKGLAELRGLELAITRECSSAQMI, encoded by the coding sequence ATGCGTTGGTTTGGGCCCCACGATCCGGTATCCCTGATGGACATCCGCCAGGCGGGTTGTACCGGCGTGGTGAGTGCGCTGCATCAGATTCCCGTGGGAGATATTTGGTCTGTGGCAGCGATCCGCGAGCGGATTGCATGCATTGAGGCTGGAAACGACCGGTATACGCCCCTGCATTGGCTAGTCGTAGAGAGTCTGCCTGTTCATGAAGCTATCAAAAAAGGCCTGCCTGCCAGGGATTCATACATCCAAAACTACAAACAGTCTCTCCGGAACCTGGCTGCATGCGGCATAAAAACGGTATGCTACAACTTCATGCCCGTGCTCGACTGGTCGCGTACGGCATTGGATTACACCCTGCCGGAAGGACATAAAACCCTCCGGTTTGTGTGGGAAGACTTTGCGATTTTCGACCTGTACATTCTCCGTCGTCCGGATGCCGCCGGGGATTACGACACTGCTACGCAACAAGCTGCTTTGCTGAAACTGAACAGCATGACGAGAGAAGAAACCGAAACCCTTACCAATACAATCCTGCTTGGACTCCCCGGCTCCGAAGAAGCGTTTGAACTGGCCGGATTCCAGGCATTGCTTGATGAATACAGGCACATCGGCGAGGCAGGTTTAAGGGAAAATCTGTATTATTTCATTCACGAAATAGTGCCCCTGGCCCAGGAACTTGGCATGAACCTGTGCATTCATCCCGACGATCCGCCCCGGCCGCTTCTGGGTCTTCCGCGGGTTGTGAGTACTGAAAGCGACCTTATGCAGCTGCTGAAAGCCTGTGATCTTCCGGCCAATGGAATTACTTTCTGCACGGGCTCACTGGGTGTAAGGCCGGATAATGACCTGCCGGGCATGGCAGTGCGCCTCGGCAGCCGCATTCACTTTGCACATTTGCGCGCTACAAAAAGGGAAGCCGACCCGCGTAACTTCCACGAAGCGCCGCATTTGCATGGTGACGCCGACATGTACCGGGTCGTCAAAGCTCTGGTACAGGAGGAACAAAAAAGGCAGCTTTCCGGAGTAGCAACGTCCATACCCATGCGTCCTGACCATGGCTTTCAAATGCTCGACGATTTACATAAAAAAACATATCCCGGCTACTCGGCCATCGGCCGGCTCAAAGGGCTTGCCGAACTGCGCGGCCTTGAACTGGCAATCACCCGCGAATGCTCATCCGCTCAAATGATCTGA
- a CDS encoding META domain-containing protein — translation MKRLVLPSIFLAASAGMFSCGKTTTINSNMELTGKWVLESVVQNEDTIRKPGLTKGQMEVSLLFKDKGELEATSSTNFLTGYYETSQDNEIQLGGGGTERAETSWGDLFVNALPAVNQYDLSAEKLVLYYENNNALIFNKARLR, via the coding sequence ATGAAAAGACTTGTGCTACCGTCGATCTTCTTAGCTGCCTCAGCAGGCATGTTCAGTTGTGGAAAAACAACTACGATCAACAGCAACATGGAGCTTACCGGAAAGTGGGTTCTGGAAAGTGTGGTACAAAATGAAGATACCATCCGCAAGCCAGGCCTGACCAAGGGGCAAATGGAAGTAAGCCTGCTGTTTAAAGACAAAGGTGAGCTGGAAGCCACCTCTTCAACCAACTTCCTGACCGGATATTACGAAACTTCTCAGGACAACGAAATTCAGCTGGGCGGCGGCGGTACCGAGCGGGCCGAAACTTCCTGGGGCGACCTTTTTGTAAATGCCCTACCTGCTGTAAACCAGTACGATCTGTCTGCCGAGAAACTGGTTTTATATTATGAAAACAACAATGCGCTGATTTTTAACAAAGCACGTTTACGATAG
- a CDS encoding sugar phosphate isomerase/epimerase family protein, with protein sequence MNLLLWGNQIDDTLFPTLELIKEIGFDGVEVPIFNTNPEHWFSFRKKLDDLGLQCETDTICGPDTHLISPDPAMRRSTIDHLKKVLDCSLVLGATRLMGPFHSALGVFTGSPATQEEWQWGIEGIREVADYAESLDITLGLEYLNRFELYLTSCGDELIRFVDEVNHPACKIMFDTFHANIEEKNIGDTIRKAGDRISFIQLSENDRSTPGKGNVDWEGIFKAIKDIRYDGWLSIEAFSPKLPVANIWRKMFDSEEQLMRDGLAFIKGNTLH encoded by the coding sequence ATGAACCTCCTGCTTTGGGGGAACCAGATTGACGACACTCTTTTTCCTACCCTTGAACTGATCAAAGAAATTGGATTTGACGGCGTAGAGGTACCCATTTTTAATACCAATCCCGAACACTGGTTCAGCTTCCGGAAAAAGCTGGATGATCTGGGCCTGCAATGTGAAACAGACACGATATGTGGCCCGGATACGCACCTGATCAGTCCTGATCCTGCCATGCGCCGAAGCACGATCGATCACCTGAAGAAAGTGCTCGATTGCTCCCTGGTACTGGGTGCCACACGGCTGATGGGTCCCTTCCACTCTGCGCTCGGGGTTTTTACCGGCAGTCCGGCAACGCAGGAAGAGTGGCAGTGGGGCATTGAAGGCATCCGCGAAGTGGCCGACTATGCCGAGTCGCTGGATATTACGCTGGGCCTCGAATACCTCAATCGGTTTGAGCTGTACCTGACAAGCTGCGGCGATGAACTGATCCGGTTTGTAGACGAGGTAAACCATCCCGCCTGCAAGATCATGTTTGATACATTTCATGCCAATATTGAAGAAAAGAACATTGGCGATACGATCCGCAAGGCAGGCGACCGCATCTCATTTATCCAGCTTTCCGAAAACGACCGCTCTACGCCGGGCAAGGGAAATGTGGATTGGGAAGGTATTTTTAAAGCGATCAAAGACATCCGGTACGATGGCTGGCTGAGCATTGAGGCATTCAGCCCCAAGCTGCCGGTAGCCAATATATGGCGTAAAATGTTTGATTCCGAAGAGCAGCTTATGCGTGACGGACTGGCATTTATCAAAGGAAACACCCTGCATTAG
- a CDS encoding ThuA domain-containing protein, which produces MKISIPYKLLVLLALAFSLTCAPSSFGQKIKWNKVRVLVYTKNGKGYVHDNIASSVKAIQELGQQNGFAVDSTSNPAKFTDENLKQYDALIFSNTNNDVFDTDDQRVALMRYIQAGGNFVGLHSASGTERKWRWFKNMLGGTFFWHEPGQAFSVQVLDPKNPSLAHLPATWKREKDEFYFVKEMAVNLTVLAVNDHKTIQKPEGKALDTFGTVFPSVWWHTYDGGRAFYSSLGHQKEDYEREDLRKHILGAIEWAIGPQKSRNYSKAYAKTPNDPVRTN; this is translated from the coding sequence ATGAAAATTAGTATCCCCTATAAGCTGCTGGTTCTTCTTGCCTTAGCATTTTCCCTGACCTGCGCACCTTCCTCTTTTGGACAAAAAATCAAATGGAACAAGGTGCGGGTGCTGGTTTATACTAAAAATGGAAAAGGCTATGTGCATGACAATATCGCAAGCTCGGTGAAAGCGATACAGGAACTTGGCCAGCAAAATGGCTTTGCCGTGGATAGTACCAGCAACCCCGCAAAGTTTACCGACGAAAATCTCAAGCAATACGATGCGCTGATCTTTTCCAATACCAATAATGACGTTTTCGACACCGATGACCAGCGCGTGGCATTGATGCGCTACATACAGGCAGGCGGCAATTTCGTGGGGCTGCACTCGGCCTCAGGTACCGAACGCAAATGGCGGTGGTTCAAGAATATGCTGGGCGGGACGTTCTTCTGGCATGAACCCGGGCAGGCGTTTTCAGTACAGGTACTCGATCCTAAAAATCCCTCGCTGGCACATTTGCCCGCTACCTGGAAGCGCGAGAAAGACGAGTTTTATTTTGTAAAAGAAATGGCCGTAAACCTGACCGTACTGGCCGTAAATGACCATAAAACCATTCAAAAGCCTGAGGGTAAGGCGCTGGATACTTTTGGGACGGTGTTTCCCTCGGTGTGGTGGCATACGTATGATGGCGGGCGGGCATTTTACAGTTCGCTGGGCCATCAGAAAGAAGACTATGAGCGTGAGGATCTCAGAAAGCACATTCTGGGTGCAATTGAATGGGCAATCGGCCCGCAAAAATCCCGCAATTACAGCAAGGCATATGCAAAAACACCCAATGATCCTGTTCGCACAAACTGA